A window of bacterium contains these coding sequences:
- a CDS encoding molybdopterin-binding protein, giving the protein MREGTLPGGSRVRTVPVDRAVGLALAHDVTEIVPGVSKGRAFARGHIVRETDVARLRRCGKEYLYVLELADGDLHEDAAAEALAGALAGEGVERAGPAREGRIDLVAARDGMLTVDREALLAFNLLGEVMCATLHDGTRVRRGERVAGTRAIPLAVSESVVREAVRAAGGGVVRVLALARPRVGVVVTGSEVAHGLVKDGFGPLLARKAEALGGEIAGVRVVADDEGEIAAALRALLEAGANLLVATAGMSVDPDDRTRFAAARLGARGVSYGAAALPGSMCQIAYVPWDGGEVPFVGLPACALAHEATVFDLLLPRLLAGERIGRRELAALGHGGLCLRCEVCRFPVCPFGK; this is encoded by the coding sequence ATGCGTGAGGGCACGCTCCCGGGCGGCAGCCGCGTGCGGACGGTCCCCGTGGACCGCGCCGTCGGGCTGGCACTGGCCCACGACGTGACCGAGATCGTGCCGGGCGTCTCCAAGGGCCGGGCGTTCGCGCGCGGGCACATCGTGCGCGAGACCGACGTCGCGCGGCTGCGCCGCTGCGGGAAGGAGTACCTGTACGTCCTGGAGCTGGCCGACGGCGACCTGCACGAGGACGCGGCCGCGGAGGCGCTCGCCGGTGCCCTCGCCGGCGAGGGCGTGGAGCGGGCCGGGCCCGCACGCGAAGGGAGGATCGACCTCGTCGCTGCGCGCGACGGCATGCTCACCGTGGACCGCGAGGCCCTGCTGGCGTTCAACCTGCTGGGCGAGGTCATGTGCGCGACGCTGCACGACGGCACCCGGGTTCGGCGCGGCGAGCGGGTGGCCGGGACGCGCGCGATCCCGCTCGCGGTGAGCGAGTCGGTGGTGCGCGAGGCCGTGCGCGCGGCGGGCGGCGGCGTCGTGCGCGTGCTCGCGCTGGCGCGCCCGCGCGTCGGCGTCGTCGTCACGGGGAGCGAGGTCGCGCACGGCCTCGTCAAGGACGGGTTCGGGCCGCTGCTCGCCCGCAAGGCCGAGGCCCTCGGCGGGGAGATCGCGGGCGTTCGGGTCGTAGCCGACGACGAGGGCGAGATCGCCGCGGCGCTGCGGGCGCTGCTCGAGGCGGGGGCGAACCTGCTCGTGGCGACCGCCGGGATGTCCGTGGACCCTGACGACCGGACGCGTTTCGCGGCGGCGCGCCTCGGAGCGCGCGGGGTCTCCTACGGCGCCGCCGCGCTCCCCGGCTCGATGTGCCAGATCGCCTACGTGCCCTGGGACGGCGGCGAGGTGCCGTTCGTCGGGCTGCCCGCGTGCGCGCTCGCCCACGAGGCGACGGTCTTCGACCTGCTGCTGCCGCGCCTGCTCGCCGGCGAGCGCATCGGCCGCCGGGAGCTGGCGGCGCTCGGCCACGGCGGGCTGTGCCTGCGCTGCGAGGTCTGCCGCTTCCCGGTCTGTCCCTTCGGAAAGTGA
- a CDS encoding XdhC/CoxI family protein, with the protein MRENDRDIFEEIVRLRRDGTPVALATLVQCQGSTPQKPGAKLLVPEEGPLVGTLGGGCLEADVVRSARAALLDGVPRTISFDLSEGVGSLVCGGAVTVFVEPLAPRPRLIVLGAGHVGRALAQAARFAGFRVTIVDDRPEYASPARVPDAHEVVCGGFAESVEKLGVDRGAFILVATRGHQHDFTAVRAALRTPARYVGLVGSRTKKELLLRHLLEEGFEPEQCARVATPAGVAIGSVTPEEIAVSIVAQLIRIRRGHGIAPGGAAPGGGILAPDG; encoded by the coding sequence GTGCGGGAGAACGATCGCGACATCTTCGAGGAGATCGTGCGGCTGCGGCGCGACGGCACGCCCGTCGCGCTGGCGACGCTCGTGCAGTGCCAGGGCTCCACGCCGCAGAAGCCGGGCGCCAAGCTGCTGGTCCCGGAAGAGGGGCCGCTCGTCGGGACCCTCGGCGGCGGCTGCCTGGAGGCCGACGTGGTGAGGAGCGCGCGGGCGGCGCTCCTCGACGGCGTGCCGCGGACCATCTCCTTCGATCTTTCCGAGGGCGTCGGCAGCCTCGTGTGCGGCGGCGCCGTCACGGTCTTCGTCGAGCCGCTGGCGCCCCGGCCGCGCCTGATCGTCCTCGGCGCCGGCCACGTCGGCCGGGCCCTCGCGCAGGCGGCGCGCTTCGCCGGCTTTCGCGTGACGATCGTCGACGACCGGCCCGAGTACGCCAGCCCGGCGCGGGTCCCGGACGCGCACGAGGTCGTGTGCGGCGGCTTCGCCGAGAGCGTGGAGAAGCTCGGGGTGGACCGCGGCGCCTTCATCCTCGTGGCCACGCGCGGGCACCAGCACGACTTCACGGCGGTGCGCGCCGCACTGCGCACGCCGGCGCGCTACGTCGGGCTGGTCGGCAGCCGCACGAAGAAGGAGCTGCTGCTGCGCCACCTGCTCGAGGAGGGGTTCGAGCCCGAGCAGTGCGCGCGGGTCGCCACGCCGGCCGGGGTCGCGATCGGCTCGGTCACCCCCGAGGAGATCGCGGTGAGCATCGTCGCCCAGTTGATACGGATCAGGAGGGGACATGGAATCGCGCCTGGTGGGGCTGCTCCTGGCGGCGGGATCCTCGCGCCGGATGGGTGA
- a CDS encoding nucleotidyltransferase family protein has protein sequence MESRLVGLLLAAGSSRRMGEGRLKQLLPLGGRPVLSRCLETLGAAGLAQTVVVLAPGIDARAALDGFAVTVAVNPAAGGEMADSVRSGLCAVEAGATGVLVALADHPLVAAESVRALAAAHRARPECIHIPAHRGRRGHPVVFPASFLREVLAGATMRGVRDAHMGEVRECPVEDPGVLFDMDRWEDYEAACAQLACAAAAPARARGAHA, from the coding sequence ATGGAATCGCGCCTGGTGGGGCTGCTCCTGGCGGCGGGATCCTCGCGCCGGATGGGTGAGGGGCGGCTCAAGCAGCTGCTGCCTCTCGGCGGGCGGCCCGTGCTCAGCCGCTGCCTCGAGACCCTCGGCGCCGCCGGCCTCGCCCAGACGGTGGTCGTGCTCGCGCCGGGCATCGACGCGCGGGCGGCGCTCGACGGCTTCGCCGTGACGGTGGCGGTCAACCCGGCCGCCGGCGGCGAGATGGCCGACTCGGTGCGCTCCGGCCTCTGCGCGGTCGAGGCGGGCGCGACCGGCGTGCTCGTCGCGCTCGCCGACCACCCGCTCGTGGCGGCGGAGAGCGTGCGCGCGCTGGCGGCCGCGCACCGCGCGCGCCCGGAGTGCATTCACATCCCCGCGCACCGCGGCCGACGCGGGCACCCCGTGGTCTTCCCCGCGTCGTTCCTGCGGGAGGTCCTCGCCGGGGCCACCATGCGCGGCGTGCGCGACGCGCACATGGGGGAGGTCCGCGAGTGCCCGGTCGAGGACCCGGGCGTGCTCTTCGACATGGACCGCTGGGAGGACTACGAGGCGGCGTGCGCGCAGCTCGCGTGCGCCGCCGCGGCCCCCGCCCGCGCGCGAGGCGCCCATGCGTGA